One Actinomycetota bacterium DNA segment encodes these proteins:
- the mtaB gene encoding tRNA (N(6)-L-threonylcarbamoyladenosine(37)-C(2))-methylthiotransferase MtaB, producing the protein MAEPTAPAAPKVAFKTLGCRLNQAESEHALEALGARGFDLAHAGETPDVVVVNTCTVTAESTASSRRLIRKTAEANPQATVVVTGCYAVADPEAVRAIPGVDLVVGNDDKDRLAELVTAVPSVRRLPLVTRPAPVERLRTRVAIKAQTGCDEWCTFCIIPRTRGPLRSYPEQQIVDDVRRQVARGVREVVLTGVHLGKYGDDRGEHDALARLVDRLTAVDGLLRLRLSSVLPVQVTPALVARVRDDPKVCRHLHVPLQAGDDEVLAAMHRPYRIAEFLDRVEQAKAEVPGLGLSTDVIVGFPGETREQFAATLAVVERVGFSKLHVFRYSQRPDTPAATMPDQVGDAEKKARARELISLGNELRRRFHEDHVGRPISVLVESAGDGLAEGTSDNYIKVRFPGGPELVDRVVTVRGLR; encoded by the coding sequence ATGGCTGAGCCAACCGCGCCCGCGGCGCCCAAGGTGGCGTTCAAGACCCTCGGCTGCCGGCTCAACCAGGCCGAGAGCGAGCACGCCCTGGAGGCGCTGGGGGCGCGCGGCTTCGACCTGGCCCACGCCGGGGAGACCCCCGACGTGGTCGTGGTCAACACCTGCACCGTGACCGCCGAGTCGACCGCCTCCTCGCGCCGCCTGATCCGCAAGACGGCCGAGGCCAACCCCCAGGCCACCGTGGTCGTCACCGGCTGCTACGCGGTCGCCGACCCCGAGGCGGTCCGGGCCATCCCCGGGGTCGACCTGGTGGTCGGCAACGACGACAAGGACCGGCTGGCCGAGCTGGTCACGGCCGTGCCCAGCGTGCGGCGGCTGCCTCTGGTGACGCGGCCGGCGCCGGTCGAGCGGCTCCGCACCCGGGTGGCCATCAAGGCTCAGACCGGCTGCGACGAGTGGTGCACCTTCTGCATCATCCCCCGGACCCGCGGCCCGTTGCGCTCCTACCCCGAGCAGCAGATCGTCGACGACGTCCGCCGCCAGGTCGCCCGCGGGGTCCGCGAGGTCGTCCTCACCGGCGTCCACCTGGGCAAGTACGGCGACGACCGGGGCGAGCACGACGCCCTGGCCCGGCTGGTCGACCGGCTGACGGCGGTCGACGGGCTGCTGCGGCTGCGCCTGTCCAGCGTGCTGCCGGTGCAGGTGACCCCGGCCCTGGTGGCCAGGGTCCGCGACGACCCCAAGGTCTGCCGCCACCTGCACGTCCCCCTCCAGGCGGGCGACGACGAGGTGCTGGCGGCCATGCACCGCCCCTACCGCATCGCCGAGTTCCTGGACCGGGTCGAGCAGGCCAAGGCCGAGGTCCCCGGTCTGGGGCTGTCCACCGACGTGATCGTCGGGTTCCCGGGCGAGACCCGCGAGCAGTTCGCCGCCACCCTGGCCGTGGTCGAGCGGGTCGGCTTCTCCAAGCTGCACGTGTTCCGGTACTCCCAGCGGCCCGACACCCCGGCCGCGACCATGCCGGACCAGGTCGGCGACGCCGAGAAGAAGGCCCGGGCGCGCGAGCTGATCTCCCTCGGCAACGAGCTGCGCCGCCGCTTCCACGAGGACCACGTCGGCCGGCCCATCTCGGTGCTGGTCGAGTCGGCCGGCGACGGCCTGGCCGAGGGGACCAGCGACAACTACATCAAGGTCCGCTTCCCGGGTGGTCCCGAGCTGGTCGACCGGGTCGTGACCGTGCGAGGCTTGCG